In one Halichondria panicea chromosome 4, odHalPani1.1, whole genome shotgun sequence genomic region, the following are encoded:
- the LOC135334893 gene encoding sushi, von Willebrand factor type A, EGF and pentraxin domain-containing protein 1-like isoform X2 has translation MATVTLFLCCLLGSISLVYGQTLFRLAAPNEPDGTDHTGEIISFSDVGYGTVDLPQALYCYTDKPSGVKWLFPNGGDVPFVMGGGRDAVGDEMFISGVPSSIATVLQCGPTHFSPDGEHCCVRNDFTHRICVTFTPCPTLSPLSNGMISYNADTNMATYTCNTGYTINGATPITCMSDGTSAGTWSATPPTCTIVTCPVLTSPTNGALSTTSRDYLTVITYSCDTGYVLTGNSDSAVRQCFVTGVWSGVAPTCPPIDCGSLDAPSNGAVNTSSGTTFMMTATYTCNTGYLIFGSESRTCVASGTSAVWSTTAPVCELINCGSLDAPSNGAVDTSSGITYLRRANYTCNPGYTLTGGEGTRTCQANGMWSSSQPACEFIVLSIRGTVYTNNTALSFSLIGEGSSALTCHTELSTCCREQDKLNGGALGGWRGPDGVSVPSEAAIGTTAEGFYVTRGISTISLNRRCSETNAGGVYCCTIPRASGITQTLCVNVQVLPSASTCTDAPAVALGVLLALSFVGNIVFIALLILIVGRKLIPERSYHETYRKKQQPVVYKAPNQVACYEDVSKLGVSECPAYAPTESGGGQRREEDRIYDN, from the exons ATGGCTACTGTAACTCTATTCCTCTGCTGTCTGCTGGGAAGTATTTCTCTTGTGTATGGACAAACTTTGT TTCGACTGGCAGCACCCAATGAGCCCGATGGTACTGACCACACTGGAGAGATCATCTCATTCTCTGATGTTGGATATGGAACTGTTGACTTGCCACAAGCGTTGTATTGCTACACCGACAAACCTAGTGGTGTGAAGTGGCTGTTCCCTAATGGTGGTGATGTGCCCTTTGTTATGGGTGGGGGTAGGGATGCAGTTGGGGACGAAATGTTCATTAGTGGTGTTCCTAGTTCAATCGCCACTGTTTTGCAATGTGGTCCCACACACttcagtcctgatggagaacactgctgtgtGAGGAATGACTTTACACATAGGATATGTGTCACCTTCA ctccctgccccacactgaGTCCACTGTCTAATGGAATGATCTCATACAATGCAGACACCAacatggccacctacacctgtaacactgggtaCACCATCAATGGAGCTACTCCGATAACTTGTATGAGTGATGGTACTAGTGCTGGTACCTGGTCTGCAACACCACCCACTTGTACAA TCGTCACCTGCCCTGTCCTAACCTCCCCTACCAATGGAGCCTTGTCCACCACTAGTCGGGACTACCTCACTGTTATTACATACAGCTGTGATACCGGCTACGTCCTCACTGGTAATAGTGATAGTGCTGTTAGACAATGTTTTGTTACTGGTGTATGGTCAGGAGTGGCACCAACTTGTCCAC CTATTGACTGTGGTTCCCTGGACGCCccctccaatggagcagtgaacacatcctctggaaccaccttcatgatgactgctacctacacctgtaacactggatacctTATTTTTGGTAGTGAGAGCAGAACTTGTGTAGCAAGTGGAACAAGTGCAGTTTGGAGTACAACAGCACCAGTTTGTGAAC TTATCAACTGTGGTTCCCTGGACGCCCCCTCCAATGGAGCGGTGGACACATCTTCTGGAATTACTTACCTCCGAAGAGCTAACTATACCTGTAACCCTGGATACACTCTGACTGGTGGAGAAGGGACTAGAACATGTCAAGCTAATGGAATGTGGAGCTCTAGTCAACCTGCCTGTGAAT TCATTGTCCTGTCCATTAGAGGCACTGTCTACACTAACAACACAGCTCTGTCGTTCTCCCTCATTGGAGAGGGCTCTTCTGCCctcacctgtcacactgaGCTATCCACTTGCTGCAGGGAACAAGACAAACTCAATGGAGGGGCTCTCGGAGGGTGGAGAGGACCAGATGGGGTCAGTGTACCTTCAGAGGCTGCTATTGGAACTACCGCTGAGGGATTCTACGTTACCAGAGGCATCAGCACTATCAGCCTGAATCGCCGTTGCAGTGAAACAAATGCAGGAGGTGTCTACTGCTGCACTATTCCCAGAGCTAGTGGTATCACTCAAACATTGTGTGTGAACGTGCAGG TTCTTCCATCAGCaagtacatgcactgatgcACCTGCAGTTGCACTGGGAGTGTTGCTAGCTTTATCTTTTGTTGGGAATATTGTGTTCATAGCTTTACTGATACTCATAGTTGGAAGAAAACTTATACCAGAAAG AAGTTATCATGAGACCTACAGGAAAAAACAACAGCCAGTTGTTTACAAAGCACCCAACCAGGTGGCCTGTTATGAAGATGTGAGCAAGCTGGGTGTGAGTGAGTGTCCAGCGTACGCACCCACTGAGTCAGGGGGTGGGCAGAGGAGAGAGGAAGATCGTATCTATGAcaattaa
- the LOC135334910 gene encoding sushi, von Willebrand factor type A, EGF and pentraxin domain-containing protein 1-like, whose amino-acid sequence MEQCMDTSTGTTFMMTATYTCNTGYNIVGSESRTCGASGTSGATTLSDGVWSPASPVCEIVNCGSLSYPSNGAVDTSAGTTYLQRATYTCNPGYTLTGGGMTRTCQATGLWSSSEPACEFIVLSIGGTVYTNNTALSFSLIGEGSSALTCHTELSTCCREQDNPNGGALGGWRGPDGNSIPEARNTCSSEGFYVTRGISTISLNRHGTETNAGGVYCCTIPRAGGVTQSFCVDMQYPIPATEPASTCTDGPTVALGVLLAGSVVGNIVFITLLTIKTKKRTQAR is encoded by the exons ATGGAGCAGTGCATGGACACATCcactggaaccaccttcatgatgactgctacctacacctgtaacactggatacaacatTGTTGGTAGTGAGAGCAGAACTTGTGGAGCAAGTGGAACAAGTGGAGCAACTACACTAAGTGATGGAGTTTGGAGTCCAGCTTCACCAGTTTGTGAAA TTGTCAACTGTGGTTCTCTGAGTTACccctccaatggagcagtggacacatccgCTGGAACCACTTACCTCCAAagagctacctacacctgtaaccctgGATACACTCTGACTGGTGGAGGTATGACCAGAACATGTCAAGCTACTGGACTGTGGAGCTCTAGTGAACCTGCCTGTGAAT TCATTGTCCTGTCCATTGGAGGCACTGTCTACACTAACAACACAGCTCTGTCCTTCTCCCTCATTGGAGAGGGCTCCTCTGCCctcacctgtcacactgaGCTATCCACCTGCTGCAGGGAACAAGACAACCCCAATGGAGGGGCTCTCGGAGGTTGGAGAGGACCAGATGGGAACAGTATTCCTGAAGCAAGGAATACTTGTTCTTCAGAAGGATTTTATGTCACCAGAGGCATCAGCACTATCAGCCTGAATCGTCATGGCACTGAAACTAATGCAGGAGGTGTCTACTGCTGCACTATTCCCAGAGCTGGTGGTGTCACTCAATCATTCTGTGTGGACATGCAGT ATCCTATACCAGCAACTGAGCcagcaagtacatgtactgatggACCTACAGTTGCACTGGGAGTGTTGCTAGCAGGCTCTGTTGTTGGGAATATTGTGTTCATAACTTTACTCACTATAAAGACAAAGAAACGTACACAAGCAAGGTGA
- the LOC135334893 gene encoding sushi, von Willebrand factor type A, EGF and pentraxin domain-containing protein 1-like isoform X1 encodes MATVTLFLCCLLGSISLVYGQTLFRLAAPNEPDGTDHTGEIISFSDVGYGTVDLPQALYCYTDKPSGVKWLFPNGGDVPFVMGGGRDAVGDEMFISGVPSSIATVLQCGPTHFSPDGEHCCVRNDFTHRICVTFTPCPTLSPLSNGMISYNADTNMATYTCNTGYTINGATPITCMSDGTSAGTWSATPPTCTIVTCPVLTSPTNGALSTTSRDYLTVITYSCDTGYVLTGNSDSAVRQCFVTGVWSGVAPTCPPVDCGSLDAPSNGAVDTSSGTTFMMTATYTCNTGYNIVGSESRTCGASITSGPTGVWSPAAPVCELINCGSLDAPSNGAVDTSSGTTYLQRATYTCNPGYTLTGGDMTRTCQVNGMWSSSACEFIVLSIGGTVFTNNTALSFSLIGESSSALTCHTELSTCCREQDNLNGGALGGWRGPDGNSIPEASDTCPSEGFYIIRGISTISLNRCSNESLVGGVYCCTIPKASGIIQTFCVNVLFSTTEPAIEPFTEPATEPATDKPSTEPSTEPSCSTEPASTCTDGPTVALGVLLAGSVVGNIVFITLLILIVGRRRTQARSELSDHETYRKEQIQFTKHQTRWPL; translated from the exons ATGGCTACTGTAACTCTATTCCTCTGCTGTCTGCTGGGAAGTATTTCTCTTGTGTATGGACAAACTTTGT TTCGACTGGCAGCACCCAATGAGCCCGATGGTACTGACCACACTGGAGAGATCATCTCATTCTCTGATGTTGGATATGGAACTGTTGACTTGCCACAAGCGTTGTATTGCTACACCGACAAACCTAGTGGTGTGAAGTGGCTGTTCCCTAATGGTGGTGATGTGCCCTTTGTTATGGGTGGGGGTAGGGATGCAGTTGGGGACGAAATGTTCATTAGTGGTGTTCCTAGTTCAATCGCCACTGTTTTGCAATGTGGTCCCACACACttcagtcctgatggagaacactgctgtgtGAGGAATGACTTTACACATAGGATATGTGTCACCTTCA ctccctgccccacactgaGTCCACTGTCTAATGGAATGATCTCATACAATGCAGACACCAacatggccacctacacctgtaacactgggtaCACCATCAATGGAGCTACTCCGATAACTTGTATGAGTGATGGTACTAGTGCTGGTACCTGGTCTGCAACACCACCCACTTGTACAA TCGTCACCTGCCCTGTCCTAACCTCCCCTACCAATGGAGCCTTGTCCACCACTAGTCGGGACTACCTCACTGTTATTACATACAGCTGTGATACCGGCTACGTCCTCACTGGTAATAGTGATAGTGCTGTTAGACAATGTTTTGTTACTGGTGTATGGTCAGGAGTGGCACCAACTTGTCCAC ctgttgactgtggttccctggacgccccctccaatggagcagtggacacatcctctggaaccaccttcatgatgactgctacctacacctgtaacactggatacaacatTGTTGGTAGTGAGAGCAGAACTTGTGGAGCAAGTATAACAAGTGGACCAACTGGAGTTTGGAGTCCAGCTGCACCAGTTTGTGAAC TTATCAACTGTGGTTCCCTGGATGCCccctccaatggagcagtggacacatcctctggaaccacttACCTCCAAagagctacctacacctgtaaccctgGATACACTCTGACTGGTGGAGATATGACCAGAACTTGTCAAGTTAATGGAATGTGGAGCTCTAGTGCCTGTGAAT TCATTGTCCTGTCCATTGGAGGCACTGTCTTCACTAACAACACAGCTCTGTCCTTCTCCCTCATTGGAGAGAGCTCTTCTGCCctcacctgtcacactgaGCTATCCACCTGCTGCAGGGAACAAGACAACCTCAATGGAGGGGCTCTAGGAGGGTGGAGAGGACCAGATGGGAACAGTATTCCTGAAGCAAGTGATACCTGTCCTTCAGAGGGATTCTACATAATCAGAGGCATTAGTACTATTAGCCTGAATCGCTGTAGCAATGAATCGTTGGTAGGAGGCGTCTACTGCTGCACTATTCCCAAAGCTAGTGGCATTATCCAAACGTTCTGTGTGAACGTGCTGT TTTCTACAACTGAGCCAGCAATAGAACCATTCACTGAGCCAGCAACTGAGCCAGCAACTGATAAGCCATCCACTGAGCCATCCACTGAGCCATCCTGTTCCACTGAGCcagcaagtacatgtactgatggACCTACAGTTGCACTGGGAGTGTTGCTAGCAGGCTCTGTTGTTGGGAATATTGTGTTCATAACTTTACTGATACTCATAGTTGGAAGAAGACGTACACAAGCAAG AAGTGAGCTCAGTGATCATGAGACTTACAGGAAAGAACAAATCCAGTTTACAAAGCACCAGACCAGGTGGCCTTTATGA
- the LOC135334893 gene encoding sushi, von Willebrand factor type A, EGF and pentraxin domain-containing protein 1-like isoform X3 produces MATVTLFLCCLLGSISLVYGQTLFRLAAPNEPDGTDHTGEIISFSDVGYGTVDLPQALYCYTDKPSGVKWLFPNGGDVPFVMGGGRDAVGDEMFISGVPSSIATVLQCGPTHFSPDGEHCCVRNDFTHRICVTFTPCPTLSPLSNGMISYNADTNMATYTCNTGYTINGATPITCMSDGTSAGTWSATPPTCTIVTCPVLTSPTNGALSTTSRDYLTVITYSCDTGYVLTGNSDSAVRQCFVTGVWSGVAPTCPPIDCGSLDAPSNGAVNTSSGTTFMMTATYTCNTGYLIFGSESRTCVASGTSAVWSTTAPVCELINCGSLDAPSNGAVDTSSGITYLRRANYTCNPGYTLTGGEGTRTCQANGMWSSSQPACEFIVLSIRGTVYTNNTALSFSLIGEGSSALTCHTELSTCCREQDKLNGGALGGWRGPDGVSVPSEAAIGTTAEGFYVTRGISTISLNRRCSETNAGGVYCCTIPRASGITQTLCVNVQVLPSASTCTDAPAVALGVLLALSFVGNIVFIALLILIVGRKLIPERKKQQPVVYKAPNQVACYEDVSKLGVSECPAYAPTESGGGQRREEDRIYDN; encoded by the exons ATGGCTACTGTAACTCTATTCCTCTGCTGTCTGCTGGGAAGTATTTCTCTTGTGTATGGACAAACTTTGT TTCGACTGGCAGCACCCAATGAGCCCGATGGTACTGACCACACTGGAGAGATCATCTCATTCTCTGATGTTGGATATGGAACTGTTGACTTGCCACAAGCGTTGTATTGCTACACCGACAAACCTAGTGGTGTGAAGTGGCTGTTCCCTAATGGTGGTGATGTGCCCTTTGTTATGGGTGGGGGTAGGGATGCAGTTGGGGACGAAATGTTCATTAGTGGTGTTCCTAGTTCAATCGCCACTGTTTTGCAATGTGGTCCCACACACttcagtcctgatggagaacactgctgtgtGAGGAATGACTTTACACATAGGATATGTGTCACCTTCA ctccctgccccacactgaGTCCACTGTCTAATGGAATGATCTCATACAATGCAGACACCAacatggccacctacacctgtaacactgggtaCACCATCAATGGAGCTACTCCGATAACTTGTATGAGTGATGGTACTAGTGCTGGTACCTGGTCTGCAACACCACCCACTTGTACAA TCGTCACCTGCCCTGTCCTAACCTCCCCTACCAATGGAGCCTTGTCCACCACTAGTCGGGACTACCTCACTGTTATTACATACAGCTGTGATACCGGCTACGTCCTCACTGGTAATAGTGATAGTGCTGTTAGACAATGTTTTGTTACTGGTGTATGGTCAGGAGTGGCACCAACTTGTCCAC CTATTGACTGTGGTTCCCTGGACGCCccctccaatggagcagtgaacacatcctctggaaccaccttcatgatgactgctacctacacctgtaacactggatacctTATTTTTGGTAGTGAGAGCAGAACTTGTGTAGCAAGTGGAACAAGTGCAGTTTGGAGTACAACAGCACCAGTTTGTGAAC TTATCAACTGTGGTTCCCTGGACGCCCCCTCCAATGGAGCGGTGGACACATCTTCTGGAATTACTTACCTCCGAAGAGCTAACTATACCTGTAACCCTGGATACACTCTGACTGGTGGAGAAGGGACTAGAACATGTCAAGCTAATGGAATGTGGAGCTCTAGTCAACCTGCCTGTGAAT TCATTGTCCTGTCCATTAGAGGCACTGTCTACACTAACAACACAGCTCTGTCGTTCTCCCTCATTGGAGAGGGCTCTTCTGCCctcacctgtcacactgaGCTATCCACTTGCTGCAGGGAACAAGACAAACTCAATGGAGGGGCTCTCGGAGGGTGGAGAGGACCAGATGGGGTCAGTGTACCTTCAGAGGCTGCTATTGGAACTACCGCTGAGGGATTCTACGTTACCAGAGGCATCAGCACTATCAGCCTGAATCGCCGTTGCAGTGAAACAAATGCAGGAGGTGTCTACTGCTGCACTATTCCCAGAGCTAGTGGTATCACTCAAACATTGTGTGTGAACGTGCAGG TTCTTCCATCAGCaagtacatgcactgatgcACCTGCAGTTGCACTGGGAGTGTTGCTAGCTTTATCTTTTGTTGGGAATATTGTGTTCATAGCTTTACTGATACTCATAGTTGGAAGAAAACTTATACCAGAAAG GAAAAAACAACAGCCAGTTGTTTACAAAGCACCCAACCAGGTGGCCTGTTATGAAGATGTGAGCAAGCTGGGTGTGAGTGAGTGTCCAGCGTACGCACCCACTGAGTCAGGGGGTGGGCAGAGGAGAGAGGAAGATCGTATCTATGAcaattaa
- the LOC135334900 gene encoding uncharacterized protein LOC135334900 produces MRTRSVAKIVAPFILIIMIILYYIQFSNFRGTTLTLRKTWMKNDDKSSSSELVHPPTRTPSRTVFAQKTVESISISKDSDKSASSFVTASTASESQQSSSVHVSQSAIFEEDSSPHHILTNQDTEYHKLSNIESSRLIKTQWTSLIGSGKHEHHFFSAYFDGRSSTQLPRPAVIVMGYVDKKALEQHFYCLFRYLNASSTCSTKPAVRRHVSACWQVNHVAMPLHYLCEVESEVPVTVRLSTSQNCQLEMSSAEIQVGNRDVEVRERAPKKFGICIGGPLIQEDKHFLEDVIEFVEMSKVMGAELIVFYVNETQVDKEVLEYLWKHYPDTVKTIGWRKFEKWEPFHYYGQLLIISDCFYRLMYEVEYIAMIDLDEMILPVQQNSWTDMVDAFKSPEDVSEFIFQNSFFVSSEKTQQLQNCSNKPVPKYFARTQRITCFPGYTYRPKLMSRPRFIFEPSVHWSCAKVAGHNKTYNVPPEQGILGHYRPVIPNDCLHKPKRSDELAKRFETEVVKAICT; encoded by the coding sequence ATGAGAACAAGATCTGTTGCCAAGATAGTTGCACCATTTAttttaattataatgataatattatattatattcaGTTTTCTAACTTCAGGGGTACAACATTAACACTCAGGAAGACATGGATGAAGAATGACGACAAGTCCTCCTCTTCTGAACTAGTTCACCCTCCTACTAGGACTCCTAGTAGAACTGTCTTTGCTCAAAAAACCGTTGAatcaatatctatttctaaaGACTCTGATAAATCTGCATCGTCATTTGTCACGGCCTCTACAGCTTCTGAGTCTCAGCAGTCAAGCAGTGTGCACGTTTCTCAATCTGCCATCTTTGAAGAAGACAGTTCTCCCCACCACATTTTGACAAATCAAGACACAGAGTATCACAAACTCTCCAATATTGAATCATCTAGACTGATTAAGACTCAGTGGACCTCACTCATTGGCAGTGGAAAACATGAACACCATTTTTTCTCTGCTTATTTCGATGGACGATCATCTACACAATTGCCCAGACCAGCTGTGATTGTGATGGGATATGTGGACAAAAAAGCATTGGAACAACATTTTTATTGCTTGTTTAGATACTTGAATGCTTCAAGTACATGTTCCACCAAGCCAGCCGTTCGTAGACATGTGTCTGCATGTTGGCAAGTGAATCATGTTGCAATGCCTTTACACTACTTGTGTGAGGTGGAAAGTGAAGTACCTGTAACAGTGCGATTGAGTACCTCACAGAATTGCCAGTTGGAGATGAGCTCAGCTGAAATCCAAGTTGGGAACAGAGACGTTGAAGTGAGAGAAAGAGCTCCTAAAAAGTTTGGAATATGTATTGGAGGTCCATTGATTCAAGAAGACAAACACTTTTTGGAGGATGTTATTGAATTTGTTGAAATGAGTAAAGTAATGGGAGCTGAACTAATTGTGTTTTATGTGAATGAGACTCAAGTGGATAAGGAAGTGTTAGAATATCTGTGGAAACATTATCCAGACACTGTTAAGACAATTGGTTGGAGAAAGTTTGAGAAATGGGAACCCTTTCATTATTACGGACAACTGCTAATAATCAGTGATTGTTTCTACAGGCTTATGTATGAAGTGGAGTACATAGCTATGATCGATTTGGATGAGATGATTCTACCAGTACAGCAAAACAGTTGGACAGATATGGTTGACGCTTTCAAGAGCCCAGAAGATGTATCTGAATTCATATTTCAAAATAGTTTCTTTGTGTCTTCAGAAAAAACACAGCAATTACAAAACTGTTCGAACAAACCTGTACCAAAATACTTTGCAAGAACACAACGAATCACATGCTTCCCGGGCTATACTTACAGGCCGAAGCTTATGTCTCGACCAAGATTCATCTTTGAGCCTAGTGTGCATTGGAGCTGTGCAAAGGTAGCTGGTCACAACAAAACCTATAATGTTCCTCCAGAACAGGGTATACTAGGCCACTATCGACCAGTTATCCCAAATGATTGTCTACATAAACCAAAGCGTTCTGACGAACTAGCCAAGAGATTTGAAACTGAAGTAGTTAAGGCTATTTGCACATAG
- the LOC135334889 gene encoding uncharacterized protein LOC135334889: MADIVTRELCEAIRHNHLFVHEELVKKKSTFFGYNFRECSKDHLQDGKFSSVRHMSEGATPVQIDPIAPPVATYTAQLVSPGCEPRMELIHFWKEPKIGIDVKQQIQLILNIPVSTITLRYNGKLILDPTLLTFVGVTNKDTIEVQYDSEADIEEVYAGYRWFDYIHRLSTGRRCSVWVGLPAEMEYIITSGLREDLPHKLAGMLRGEQRRCVANREYFEQIDGTRTVHLVHETLCLDDWRCLPMSLKMVEVGCVQVLAAMTRGFTVNTCLARLDIVGFVVRSLMRAKVRRGSKVTDASGGQGNQEHKDFLVTELVKASLKFMIGIQDRKPLQEEVVSNSVFLEQLINLLHSPSITTVEAQNIICVIGGALWFSDGRRWITNKSYILEWISEAVKARRKIDTDNEKELILFEFLVQTLLSSVVLTATFQISRRLYDKLLHHLKGFLAQVAPTDVISDRDLFNGSPLGLYPIKNALKLLYPYQDENVDKKHYKDDIPMLDRLRESSMESVIFLLQVLLRVSSSEVLREVTFFVLTDFIVCLPSYVPPRLKEKSKKLIRTMFSDDATPIPSLEGIARAFLAKYYFGLQNILGRNVEDISVGVRPSSKNLDLPHIKPKPPTPLYLVKVPG; the protein is encoded by the exons ATGGCTGACATTGTGACCAGAGAACTGTGTGAAGCGATCAGACACAACCACCTCTTCGTACATGAGGAGCTAGTGAAGAAGAAG AGCACTTTCTTTGGGTACAACTTCAGAGAATGTTCCAAGGATCATCTACAGGATGGCAAGTTCAGCTCCGTCAGGCACATGTCGGAGGGAGCCACTCCAGTACAGATAGACCCCATCGCCCCTCCAGTCGCCACCTACACTGCCCAACTAGTTTCACCCGGCTGTGAACCTCGCATGGAGCTTATTCACTTCTGGAAAGAACCTAAAATTGGGATAGACGTGAAACAACAGATTCAGCTGATACTGAATATTCCAGTCTCCACCATCACCCTTCGCTACAATGGCAAGCTCATCCTTGACCCTACACTGCTGACTTTTGTGGGTGTCACAAACAAAGACACTATCGAG GTCCAGTACGACTCAGAGGCGGACATCGAGGAGGTATATGCTGGTTATCGTTGGTTCGATTACATCCACAGACTCAGCACGGGGAGGCGATGCTCTGTCTGGGTAGGTCTTCCTGCCGAGATGGAATATATCATAACATCTGGACTGAGGGAGGACCTCCCACACAAACTGGCTGGCATGCTACGTGGGGAGCAACGACGCTGCGTGGCCAATAGGGAATACTTTGAACAAATCGATGGAACAAG AACTGTTCACCTAGTTCATGAGACGTTGTGTTTGGATGATTGGCGTTGTCTGCCCATGTCCCTCAAAATGGTGGAGGTCGGATGTGTGCAAGTTCTAGCAGCCATGACTCGTGGCTTCACCGTTAACACTTGTCTTGCTCGACTCGATATTGTCGGCTTTGTGGTACGCTCACTCATGCGTGCTAAGGTCAGACGGGGGTCAAAGGTGACAGACGCCAGCGGAGGTCAAGGAAACCAAGAACACAAGGATTTTCTAGTGACGGAACTGGTCAAGGCTAGCCTTAAGTTTATGATAGG GATTCAAGATCGGAAGCCACTACAGGAAGAGGTGGTCTCCAACTCTGTGTTCCTGGAGCAGTTGATTAATCTCCTTCACTCTCCCTCCATTACAACGGTCGAGGCTCAGAACATCATCTGTGTTATTGGGGGTGCCCTCTGGTTTAGTGATGGTAGAAG ATGGATCACTAACAAATCTTATATACTTGAGTGGATATCGGAGGCAGTAAAGGCTCGCAGGAAGATTGACACTGACAACGAGAAAGAGCTTATTTTGTTTGA gttCTTGGTGCAGACCCTCCTATCGTCAGTAGTACTCACCGCCACATTTCAAATATCCCGTCGCTTGTACGACAAACTGTTGCACCACTTGAAAGGTTTCCTCGCTCAAGTCGCCCCAACTGACGTGATCTCAGATAGAGACTTATTCAACGGGTCCCCTCTTGGTCTCTACCCTATCAAGAACGCCCTCAAGCTTCTCTACCCTTATCAGGACGAAAACGTGGACAAGAAACACTACAAAGACGACATCCCGATGTTGGACCGTCTTCGAGAGTCGAGTATGGAATCCGTTATATTTCTTTTACAAGTGCTTCTGCGAGTTAGCTCAAGCGAAGTTTTGCGAGAAGTTACATTCTTTGTGTTAACGGATTTCATTGTCTGTTTGCCATCTTATGTACCACCCAGACTGAAAGAAAAAAGTAAGAAGCTAATTCGAACAATGTTTAGCGATGATGCGACACCTATACCCAGTTTGGAAGGAATAGCTCGAGCGTTTTTGGCGAAGTATTATTTCGGCTTGCAGAATATTTTGGGACGAAATGTAGAGGATATTTCTGTGGGAGTGAGGCCTTCCTCTAAGAATTTGGATTTGCCTCACATTAAGCCCAAGCCACCAACCCCTCTTTACCTAGTGAA GGTTCCTGGATGA